ACGCGCAGGTGCGCTGGACCGGGTGCGCGGCGCCGGAGGTGCGGGCCGCGCAGCCGGGCTGCCCGGAGATCAACGGCCTCTTCGCCTGGCCCGAGTCGCTCCGCTCCCAGGGCATCGGCACCGCTGTGGTGAGCGCTGCCGAGCGGCTGGCGCGGGAGCGCGGCGTCGGCGTCATGGGCCTCGGCGTCGGCGACGACAACCCGCGCGCGGCGGCGCTCTACGCACGGCTCGGGTACCTGCCCACGGTGGCCTACGTCGACCGCTGGGCCCACCTCGACGACCACGGTGTACAGCATGAGC
Above is a window of Streptomyces sp. DT2A-34 DNA encoding:
- a CDS encoding GNAT family N-acetyltransferase gives rise to the protein MEIAACRAEDIEVLDRVMPSRSVDGNHAARFARQEAGGSTYLIPWLDGRPVGHAQVRWTGCAAPEVRAAQPGCPEINGLFAWPESLRSQGIGTAVVSAAERLARERGVGVMGLGVGDDNPRAAALYARLGYLPTVAYVDRWAHLDDHGVQHEQADACVFLVKAL